In Sebaldella termitidis ATCC 33386, one DNA window encodes the following:
- a CDS encoding UxaA family hydrolase: protein MKKYIKINKNDNVAIVLEPMKKGEIITDGDEDTILAEDIDKGHKTALTDIKEGENIIKYGMPIGKAVKDIAAGEWIHTHNVKTNLSDLNNYEYNPKFQEHSIKIPEKKINAYRRKNGEIGVRNELWIVPTVGCVNGIAKIAINEFLKENDISMIDGINILSHNYGCSQLGDDHENTKIILQDAVKHPNAGGVLVMGLGCENNQIDVFMDTLGDYDRERVRFLAVQQVSDEIDEAKKLLKELFDIMKNDKREETSIAELKVGLECGGSDGFSGITANPMLGEFSDYMANYGGTTLLTEVPEMFGAETLLMERCENREIFEKTVNLINDFKDYFIKHDQVIYENPSPGNKKGGITTLEDKSLGCTQKSGTAKIRDVLKYGEKIKKNGLNLLSAPGNDLVATTALAAAGCHMVFFTTGRGTPYGGFVPTVKISTNTELAENKPKWIDFDAGKLISRNMEMEKLLEEFIDYIVKVANGEKTRNEINEFKELAIFKSGVTL from the coding sequence ATGAAAAAATATATTAAAATCAATAAGAATGATAATGTAGCAATAGTATTGGAGCCGATGAAAAAAGGAGAAATAATTACAGATGGGGATGAAGACACGATACTTGCAGAAGATATAGATAAGGGACATAAAACAGCTTTGACAGACATAAAAGAAGGGGAAAATATTATAAAATACGGAATGCCTATAGGAAAGGCAGTAAAAGATATCGCAGCCGGAGAATGGATTCATACACATAACGTAAAAACAAATCTTTCGGATCTGAATAATTATGAATATAATCCGAAGTTTCAGGAACACAGCATTAAGATTCCAGAAAAAAAGATCAATGCATACAGAAGAAAAAATGGTGAGATAGGTGTAAGAAATGAATTGTGGATTGTCCCCACTGTGGGCTGTGTAAACGGGATAGCGAAAATAGCAATAAATGAATTTCTAAAGGAAAACGACATATCCATGATTGACGGAATAAATATACTATCACATAATTACGGGTGTTCGCAGCTTGGTGATGATCATGAGAATACTAAAATAATACTGCAGGATGCTGTAAAGCATCCAAATGCAGGCGGTGTTCTGGTAATGGGACTAGGATGTGAAAATAACCAGATAGATGTATTTATGGATACACTGGGGGATTATGACAGGGAGAGAGTGAGATTTCTGGCTGTTCAGCAGGTAAGCGACGAGATAGATGAAGCAAAGAAGCTTTTGAAAGAGCTTTTTGATATAATGAAAAATGACAAAAGGGAAGAAACAAGTATTGCCGAATTAAAAGTTGGGCTGGAATGCGGGGGATCGGACGGTTTTTCCGGAATAACAGCTAACCCTATGCTCGGGGAATTTTCCGATTACATGGCTAATTACGGCGGGACAACCCTTTTGACAGAGGTTCCGGAAATGTTCGGAGCGGAAACACTTTTGATGGAAAGATGTGAAAACAGGGAAATATTTGAAAAAACAGTAAATCTGATAAATGATTTTAAAGATTATTTTATAAAGCATGACCAGGTAATATATGAAAATCCTTCACCAGGAAATAAAAAAGGCGGAATAACCACTCTTGAAGATAAATCTCTGGGATGTACACAAAAATCAGGAACTGCAAAAATAAGAGATGTTTTAAAATACGGGGAAAAAATAAAAAAGAACGGCCTGAATCTTCTTTCTGCACCGGGAAATGACCTTGTGGCAACTACGGCACTTGCAGCAGCAGGCTGTCATATGGTATTTTTTACTACTGGAAGAGGAACACCTTACGGAGGCTTCGTACCTACGGTAAAAATTTCCACTAATACAGAGCTGGCGGAGAATAAGCCTAAATGGATAGATTTTGATGCAGGAAAGCTGATAAGCCGTAACATGGAGATGGAGAAGCTTCTTGAAGAATTTATAGATTATATAGTAAAAGTAGCAAATGGTGAAAAAACAAGAAATGAAATAAATGAATTTAAAGAACTGGCTATATTTAAGTCAGGCGTAACGTTGTAA
- a CDS encoding ABC transporter ATP-binding protein yields MAKVTLKGVEKQYPNGFKAVHGINLDIKDGEFMVFVGPSGCAKSTTLRMVAGLEEITGGEIYIGDKLVNDVAPKDRGIAMVFQNYALYPHMSVYDNMAFGLKLKKTPKAEIDKRVRDAAEKLEITDLLDRKPKDMSGGQRQRVALGRAIVREPEVFLFDEPLSNLDAKLRVSMRVRISQLHKELGSTMIYVTHDQVEAMTMGDRICVLREGKIMQVDTPLNLYNHPANKFVAGFIGSPTMNFLNGVIEEKDGKLLMKVKGTELEFPESMREKIKGHTGKEVSFGIRPEHISLGKEGEQNALRGNILVKEQMGNEEIVYFESEGNQITARLTLNQEESLSLKESGIFKIDMEKCHLFDRDTEEAI; encoded by the coding sequence ATGGCAAAGGTAACATTAAAAGGAGTGGAGAAACAATATCCAAACGGATTTAAAGCAGTACACGGGATAAATCTTGATATTAAAGACGGGGAGTTTATGGTCTTTGTCGGTCCCTCGGGATGTGCTAAATCAACTACACTTAGAATGGTAGCAGGTCTTGAAGAGATCACAGGAGGGGAAATATATATCGGTGATAAGCTCGTTAATGATGTAGCACCAAAAGACAGAGGAATAGCAATGGTTTTCCAGAACTATGCCCTTTATCCGCATATGAGCGTTTATGATAATATGGCTTTTGGACTGAAGCTAAAGAAGACACCAAAAGCAGAAATAGACAAAAGAGTAAGGGATGCAGCCGAAAAGCTTGAAATAACAGACCTGCTGGACAGAAAACCAAAGGATATGTCAGGAGGACAAAGACAAAGGGTAGCACTTGGAAGAGCAATAGTAAGAGAGCCGGAAGTATTCCTTTTTGACGAGCCTTTAAGTAATCTTGATGCAAAGCTGAGAGTATCCATGAGGGTAAGAATAAGCCAGCTTCATAAAGAGCTGGGGTCTACAATGATTTATGTGACACATGATCAGGTGGAGGCAATGACAATGGGAGACAGAATATGTGTCTTAAGAGAAGGAAAGATCATGCAGGTGGATACGCCGTTAAATCTGTATAACCATCCAGCGAATAAATTCGTAGCAGGCTTTATAGGATCACCGACAATGAATTTTTTGAATGGAGTAATAGAAGAAAAAGACGGGAAGCTGTTAATGAAGGTAAAGGGGACAGAGCTGGAATTTCCAGAGAGCATGAGAGAGAAGATAAAAGGACATACAGGAAAAGAGGTGTCATTCGGAATAAGACCGGAACATATCTCACTGGGAAAAGAAGGAGAGCAGAATGCACTGAGAGGGAATATACTGGTAAAGGAACAGATGGGAAATGAAGAGATAGTGTATTTTGAGAGTGAGGGAAACCAGATAACGGCAAGACTGACGCTGAATCAGGAGGAAAGTCTGAGCCTGAAGGAGAGCGGAATATTTAAAATAGATATGGAAAAATGTCATTTATTTGACAGAGATACTGAAGAAGCTATTTAA
- the uxaC gene encoding glucuronate isomerase: MKQFMDENFLLKNDVAVELYNKYAKDMPIIDYHCHLSPQEIAENKRYKNITELWLGGDHYKWRAMRINGVGEEYITGTKDDKEKFIKWAETIENCIGNPLYHWTHLELKRYFGIDEVLGSKTAEDIWERANKIIQSDSFTAKEIIKKSNVEIICTTDDPADDLKYHKAIKEDKDFPVKVFPAFRPDRAINIEKEDFVTWLGLLEKAVGKKINDINGLLSALVERIEYFHEAGCRLSDHALEPVMFRHGNISEMDAVFKKALLKESFSESDLTLYKGQLMLFLGKEYAKRGWTMQIHTGTMRNNNTKMFRQLGPDTGFDAVGDYSCAKALSDLLNNLDYNDKLPKTILYCLNPNDNFVLGTLLGCFQDGKTPGKIQFGSAWWFNDQKEGMITQMTDLANLGLLPRFVGMLTDSRSFLSYTRHEYFRRILCNLIGEWVTDGEFPYDTELLGNIVQNISYTNAKNYFGLI, translated from the coding sequence ATGAAACAGTTTATGGACGAAAACTTTTTGCTAAAAAATGATGTGGCAGTGGAGCTGTATAATAAATATGCCAAAGATATGCCGATAATTGATTATCACTGTCATTTGAGCCCGCAGGAAATAGCTGAGAATAAAAGATATAAAAATATTACTGAATTATGGCTCGGAGGAGATCATTACAAATGGAGAGCAATGAGAATCAATGGCGTAGGAGAGGAATATATAACAGGAACAAAAGATGATAAGGAAAAATTCATAAAATGGGCGGAAACAATTGAAAACTGTATTGGAAATCCATTGTATCACTGGACACACCTTGAATTAAAGAGATATTTCGGTATAGATGAAGTACTGGGGAGCAAAACAGCGGAAGATATATGGGAAAGAGCCAATAAAATAATACAGAGTGACAGTTTTACGGCAAAAGAAATAATAAAAAAATCAAATGTAGAGATAATATGTACTACTGATGATCCGGCAGATGACTTAAAATATCACAAGGCGATAAAAGAAGACAAGGATTTTCCCGTAAAAGTATTTCCTGCATTCAGACCTGACAGAGCTATAAATATTGAAAAAGAAGATTTTGTTACATGGCTTGGTCTTCTTGAAAAAGCGGTAGGAAAAAAAATAAATGATATTAACGGACTTTTAAGTGCATTAGTAGAAAGAATCGAATATTTTCACGAGGCAGGATGCAGACTTTCGGATCATGCTCTGGAGCCTGTTATGTTCAGACATGGTAATATAAGCGAGATGGATGCGGTATTTAAAAAGGCACTATTAAAAGAAAGCTTCAGCGAATCTGATCTGACGCTTTATAAAGGGCAGTTAATGCTGTTTCTCGGGAAAGAGTATGCTAAAAGAGGATGGACTATGCAGATACATACAGGAACAATGAGAAATAATAATACAAAGATGTTCCGACAGCTGGGGCCTGATACCGGATTTGACGCTGTGGGGGATTACAGCTGTGCAAAAGCTCTTTCAGATTTGCTGAACAATCTTGACTATAATGATAAGCTTCCAAAAACAATACTGTATTGTCTGAACCCTAATGATAATTTTGTATTGGGGACCTTGCTGGGTTGCTTTCAGGACGGAAAAACTCCGGGAAAAATTCAGTTTGGCTCGGCATGGTGGTTTAATGACCAAAAAGAAGGAATGATAACACAGATGACAGATCTTGCCAATCTGGGGCTTCTTCCAAGATTCGTGGGAATGCTTACGGATTCCAGAAGCTTTTTATCATACACAAGACATGAGTATTTCAGAAGAATTTTATGCAATCTTATCGGCGAATGGGTAACGGACGGGGAATTTCCTTATGATACCGAGCTTCTGGGGAATATTGTGCAAAATATAAGCTATACAAATGCAAAAAATTATTTCGGACTTATATAA
- a CDS encoding GntR family transcriptional regulator, producing the protein MDTNNLKIKAYNYIKNKIISGVYPPNQKIEESEISNELNFSRTPIREAINTLKDEGWITIIPRKGIFVSEISLKDINDIFQVRETIEPIILRLAFENLNTQELDDFEKAFKKYDKSKEINSIVLDEKDNDFHNFILYASKNKFLINMMSNVYEHNQRLRNISKQKLEKRKEAIQEHLEIIKAIKDKDIEKAVENLSLHIIESRNNFLSCIGNLKI; encoded by the coding sequence ATGGATACAAATAATTTGAAAATAAAGGCATATAATTATATCAAAAATAAGATAATTTCCGGAGTGTACCCCCCTAATCAAAAGATAGAGGAAAGTGAAATATCAAATGAGCTGAATTTTAGCAGGACACCAATTAGAGAAGCCATAAATACGCTTAAGGATGAAGGCTGGATAACTATAATACCCAGAAAAGGGATATTTGTAAGCGAGATATCATTAAAAGACATCAATGATATTTTTCAGGTAAGAGAAACTATAGAACCTATAATATTAAGGCTTGCTTTTGAAAATCTGAATACACAGGAGCTGGATGATTTTGAAAAGGCCTTTAAGAAATATGATAAGTCAAAAGAAATCAATTCTATTGTCCTTGATGAAAAGGATAATGATTTTCATAATTTTATACTGTATGCTTCGAAAAATAAATTTTTGATAAATATGATGAGCAATGTATATGAACATAATCAAAGACTGAGAAATATTTCAAAGCAGAAGCTGGAGAAAAGAAAGGAAGCTATACAGGAACATCTGGAGATAATAAAGGCTATAAAAGATAAGGATATAGAGAAGGCTGTGGAAAATCTGAGTCTTCATATTATAGAATCCAGAAATAATTTTCTTTCATGTATAGGAAATTTGAAAATTTAG
- a CDS encoding glucosidase encodes MEYNEELTKVSKINIAYIGGGSHNWARIFMNDISQDNDISGEVRLYDIDFQAAKANEMIGNKTSDRWEYKAVEKAEEALTDADFVFISILPGSFEEMKIDVHMPEKYGIYQSVGDTVGIGGIFRSWRTVPMIAEIAENIKKYCPEAWVVNFTNPMSNCIKTLYEVFPEIKAYGCCHEVFGTQKLLKAALEEKKGLKNIDFREIMVNVKGINHFTWIDRASYKGIDLLPIYRDFVEECKESGFQKGEKNWFNDHFVSAERVKFDLFRKYNCIAAAGDRHLAEFVPNDWYLHDNEKWMFKLTLVDWRISNRKELIKETEDLLSGKKEFEKKEDSGEDFVRQIKGILGLKDAVTNINIPNYGQVENIEKGAIVETNAFFTTNYVSPIMAGNVDDKVLELMKPHIENQSLIVKACLSRDKELLYKAFRNDPQGASLKEEDAGALFSEMFEALEKFN; translated from the coding sequence ATGGAATATAATGAAGAACTCACAAAAGTAAGTAAGATCAACATAGCATATATCGGAGGAGGTTCTCATAACTGGGCCAGAATTTTTATGAATGATATTTCCCAGGATAATGATATAAGCGGTGAAGTCAGGCTGTATGATATAGATTTTCAGGCGGCAAAAGCCAATGAAATGATAGGAAATAAAACTTCCGACAGATGGGAATATAAAGCCGTGGAAAAGGCGGAAGAAGCCCTTACAGATGCAGACTTCGTTTTTATATCAATATTACCGGGAAGCTTTGAAGAGATGAAAATAGATGTTCATATGCCTGAAAAATACGGGATATACCAGTCAGTAGGAGATACTGTGGGTATAGGCGGAATATTCAGATCATGGAGAACAGTTCCGATGATAGCCGAAATAGCCGAGAACATAAAAAAATATTGTCCTGAGGCATGGGTAGTGAATTTTACCAATCCTATGAGCAACTGTATAAAAACATTATATGAAGTATTTCCTGAAATAAAAGCTTACGGGTGCTGTCATGAAGTATTCGGCACACAAAAGCTTCTGAAAGCTGCCCTTGAAGAAAAAAAAGGATTAAAAAACATAGATTTCAGAGAGATAATGGTAAATGTAAAAGGAATAAACCACTTTACATGGATAGACAGAGCTTCTTACAAAGGGATAGATCTGCTGCCGATATACAGAGACTTTGTGGAAGAATGCAAAGAAAGCGGTTTTCAAAAGGGAGAAAAAAACTGGTTTAATGATCATTTTGTTTCTGCCGAAAGAGTAAAATTCGATTTATTCAGAAAATATAACTGCATAGCAGCTGCCGGAGACCGTCATCTTGCTGAATTTGTACCAAATGACTGGTATCTTCATGATAATGAAAAGTGGATGTTTAAGCTGACACTTGTAGACTGGCGAATATCTAACAGAAAAGAGCTGATAAAGGAAACGGAAGATCTTCTGAGCGGTAAAAAAGAGTTTGAGAAAAAGGAAGATTCCGGTGAAGATTTCGTAAGACAGATAAAAGGAATACTGGGACTAAAGGATGCGGTAACAAACATAAATATACCGAATTACGGGCAGGTGGAAAATATAGAAAAAGGGGCTATTGTGGAAACAAATGCTTTTTTTACCACAAACTATGTAAGTCCTATAATGGCCGGAAATGTTGATGACAAAGTACTTGAGCTGATGAAGCCGCATATAGAGAATCAGAGTCTGATAGTAAAAGCATGTCTTAGCAGAGATAAAGAATTGCTTTATAAGGCATTCCGAAATGATCCGCAGGGAGCTTCACTAAAAGAAGAGGATGCCGGCGCACTTTTTTCCGAAATGTTTGAAGCTCTGGAAAAGTTTAACTGA
- a CDS encoding glycoside hydrolase family 88/105 protein: protein MLENFVKQIMENFSFYKESWNYEDGCIYTGIMDMYNATGDEKYYDFVFDNIKKWIGKDGKIRNYEISEYNIDNLNSGKVLFSIYSRTKEKKYETAIKELYEQVMTHPRTLEKNFWHKKIYPNQVWLDGLYMALPFYLEYENVFNSRKSYDDIYNQILNVEKYMKDGKTGLYYHGYDESREERWADSETGLSQNFWSRAMGWYVMALIDVLEITDDKYEKKEKVKEVFRKAADALLNFQDKENGMWYQVINKGDNPKNYAETSGTLMIAYSILKGCRLGILDDGYRKSGEKAFYGTMKKYLSEKDGKIILGGICGVAGLGNDPYRDGSEEYYYSERLISNDAKGTGPFLMAYSEIIQNQNITK, encoded by the coding sequence ATGTTAGAAAATTTTGTTAAACAGATAATGGAAAATTTTAGTTTTTATAAAGAAAGCTGGAATTATGAGGATGGATGCATATATACAGGTATTATGGATATGTATAATGCGACCGGTGATGAAAAATATTATGATTTCGTTTTTGACAATATAAAAAAATGGATAGGTAAAGACGGAAAAATAAGAAATTATGAAATTTCCGAATATAATATTGATAATTTGAATTCAGGAAAAGTCCTGTTTTCAATATATAGCAGAACAAAGGAAAAAAAATACGAAACAGCAATAAAAGAACTTTATGAACAGGTAATGACACATCCGAGAACACTTGAGAAGAATTTCTGGCATAAAAAAATATATCCGAATCAGGTATGGCTTGACGGTCTGTATATGGCTCTTCCGTTTTATCTGGAATATGAAAATGTATTTAACAGCAGAAAGAGTTATGATGATATATACAATCAGATATTAAATGTAGAAAAATATATGAAAGACGGGAAAACAGGTCTTTACTACCATGGCTATGATGAATCGAGAGAAGAAAGATGGGCTGATTCCGAAACAGGACTTTCACAGAATTTCTGGTCAAGAGCAATGGGCTGGTATGTAATGGCTTTAATAGATGTACTTGAAATAACTGATGATAAATATGAAAAAAAGGAAAAAGTAAAGGAGGTATTCAGAAAGGCAGCAGATGCACTTTTAAATTTTCAGGATAAAGAAAACGGGATGTGGTATCAGGTAATAAACAAGGGAGATAATCCGAAAAACTATGCAGAAACTTCCGGAACACTTATGATAGCATACTCTATACTAAAGGGATGCCGTCTGGGAATTTTGGATGACGGATATAGAAAATCCGGTGAGAAGGCTTTTTACGGAACTATGAAAAAATACCTTTCGGAGAAAGACGGAAAAATAATTCTCGGCGGTATATGCGGAGTAGCTGGACTGGGTAATGACCCGTACAGAGACGGAAGCGAAGAATATTATTATTCAGAAAGGCTTATATCGAATGATGCCAAAGGAACAGGACCGTTTCTTATGGCTTACAGCGAGATAATACAAAATCAGAATATAACAAAATAA
- a CDS encoding ABC transporter substrate-binding protein produces MKKIFMLLMTFLLMISCGGDKKSGGDAGGDGKEVTLRFSWWGGDERHEKTLQVIKLFEEKNPGVKIKAEYSGWTGHYEKITTQMAGGTAADIMQVNHNWLDAFSKDGNGYYDLNQMAEQLHLDNYSKEELAKTTIDGKLNAIPVGITAKEFYYNSNTFQKAGLEIPKTWDELFNAGKVFKEKLGDDYYPMQANAEYAFQTMLYYLEQKTGKPFINDQKQINYTEEELTEGMKFFERLVSEHVLVPLPVKLSAGNVPLNEDVNWIKGKYAGVYEWDSSVEKYQGTLEEGQQLVVGEFPTLDGAAKENAALVKVSLAFAINKKSKNPEMAAKFIDFMLNDPEAVEILGLSRGIPSSKAAQDVLKGKDMLKGLSYEGYLKMQASQGFGLSTLVEHSKFKELYNSTFEELGYGKITAEQAAKKLLTDGNDILASITR; encoded by the coding sequence ATGAAAAAAATATTTATGTTATTAATGACATTTTTATTAATGATAAGCTGCGGCGGAGATAAAAAATCAGGCGGAGACGCAGGAGGAGACGGAAAAGAAGTAACCTTGAGATTTTCATGGTGGGGTGGAGATGAAAGACATGAAAAAACTCTGCAGGTAATAAAACTCTTCGAGGAAAAGAATCCAGGAGTAAAAATTAAGGCTGAATATTCTGGATGGACAGGACATTATGAGAAAATAACTACTCAGATGGCCGGAGGAACAGCAGCAGACATTATGCAGGTAAATCATAACTGGCTGGATGCTTTCTCCAAAGACGGAAACGGATACTACGACTTAAACCAGATGGCTGAACAGCTGCACTTAGATAACTATTCAAAGGAAGAACTGGCAAAAACTACAATAGACGGAAAATTAAATGCTATTCCCGTGGGAATAACTGCAAAAGAATTTTATTATAATTCTAATACATTTCAAAAAGCCGGACTGGAAATTCCAAAAACTTGGGATGAGCTTTTTAACGCAGGAAAAGTATTTAAGGAAAAATTAGGGGATGATTACTATCCAATGCAGGCAAATGCAGAGTATGCATTTCAGACAATGCTTTACTATCTGGAGCAGAAAACAGGAAAACCGTTTATTAATGATCAGAAGCAAATCAACTATACAGAAGAGGAGCTTACAGAGGGTATGAAGTTTTTTGAAAGACTTGTAAGCGAACATGTATTGGTTCCGTTACCTGTAAAATTATCAGCAGGAAATGTACCTTTGAATGAAGATGTAAACTGGATAAAAGGAAAATATGCGGGAGTTTATGAGTGGGACAGTTCTGTAGAAAAATATCAGGGAACACTTGAAGAAGGTCAGCAGCTGGTAGTAGGGGAATTTCCTACACTTGACGGAGCAGCTAAAGAAAATGCAGCTTTAGTAAAAGTTTCACTGGCTTTTGCGATAAACAAGAAATCAAAGAATCCGGAAATGGCGGCAAAATTCATAGACTTTATGCTTAATGATCCTGAGGCAGTGGAAATACTGGGGCTTTCAAGAGGGATACCTTCAAGTAAGGCTGCACAGGATGTATTAAAAGGTAAGGATATGTTAAAAGGTCTTTCATACGAAGGATACTTAAAAATGCAGGCAAGTCAGGGATTTGGTCTTTCGACTCTTGTAGAACACAGTAAATTTAAGGAGCTTTACAATTCTACATTTGAAGAATTAGGATATGGAAAAATAACTGCGGAACAGGCAGCAAAAAAATTATTAACTGACGGAAATGATATATTAGCCAGTATAACAAGATAA